The Caldalkalibacillus thermarum genome window below encodes:
- a CDS encoding MinD/ParA family protein has translation MKDQAEGLREKMRRSQTKTGPRTIVVTSGKGGVGKSNVALNFALSLVERGKPALLFDLDVGFANIDILIGYSPRKTFVDMIEQQLPLNQVIERGPYGLELISGGSGLGKLFHVDQEKLHHVLLQLDTLANRVDYIVLDTGAGLSHESLSLMLAADDVLVVTTPEPTSLTDAYGVIKVLCKYNRESHLHLIVNRCTKPWEGLQTARRLQAVAQQFLNKEFNYLGYLPHDSAVQKAVLNQQPFIKMFPASKAAQAMKVITAQYLGQQFEQQPVEKEGRLRSFFKQLIAPFRQKETG, from the coding sequence ATGAAAGATCAAGCTGAAGGCCTGCGGGAAAAAATGCGCCGCAGCCAGACGAAAACCGGCCCCCGCACAATTGTGGTGACAAGCGGCAAGGGCGGCGTAGGAAAATCTAATGTTGCCCTCAATTTTGCCTTAAGTCTGGTTGAACGCGGGAAACCGGCATTACTGTTTGATCTTGATGTGGGTTTTGCCAATATCGATATCTTAATCGGTTACAGCCCCCGGAAGACTTTTGTGGATATGATTGAACAACAGCTGCCTTTAAACCAGGTGATTGAAAGGGGGCCATACGGCCTTGAGCTTATTTCCGGCGGATCAGGACTGGGCAAGTTGTTTCATGTGGATCAGGAAAAGCTTCATCATGTCCTGCTCCAATTGGACACATTAGCTAACCGTGTGGACTATATTGTTTTGGATACTGGGGCAGGCTTGTCCCACGAATCGTTAAGTCTGATGCTGGCTGCGGATGATGTGCTGGTGGTGACCACCCCTGAACCGACCTCTTTGACCGATGCCTATGGAGTGATAAAAGTCTTGTGCAAGTACAATCGGGAGAGTCACTTACATCTGATCGTCAACCGCTGCACCAAACCTTGGGAAGGTTTGCAAACAGCACGCAGATTGCAGGCAGTGGCACAGCAATTTTTAAATAAAGAGTTTAACTATTTGGGCTATCTTCCCCATGATTCAGCTGTACAAAAAGCCGTGCTTAACCAACAGCCTTTCATTAAAATGTTTCCTGCTTCCAAGGCTGCGCAGGCGATGAAGGTCATCACGGCCCAATACCTTGGTCAACAGTTTGAACAGCAGCCGGTGGAGAAAGAGGGAAGATTGCGCTCCTTTTTTAAGCAGTTAATCGCTCCCTTTCGCCAGAAGGAAACAGGATAA